From a region of the Azospirillum formosense genome:
- a CDS encoding ligase-associated DNA damage response exonuclease, producing the protein MKVCPEGLYVEPGGFYVDPLRPVDRAVVTHGHSDHARPGHACVLATAGTLAIMRQRLGEGAGAATQTLDYGEAIRIGDVTVRLVPAGHVLGSAQVVLEHAGTRVVVSGDYKRRFDRTCAPFEPVPCDVFITEATFGLPVFRHPPDLGEIDKLLHSLSLFPERSHVVGAYALGKCQRVISLLRAAGYDRPIYLHGALEPICKLYEGFGVPLGELRPATVAAKEELKGALVLAPPGAVADRWARRLTDPVVAMASGWMRVRQRARQRGVELPLVISDHADWDELVQTLDEVAAPEVWVTHGREEALVHHATQRGIRARALALVGFEEEGA; encoded by the coding sequence ATGAAGGTCTGCCCCGAGGGGCTCTACGTGGAGCCCGGCGGCTTCTACGTGGACCCCCTGCGCCCGGTGGACCGCGCCGTGGTCACCCACGGCCATTCCGACCACGCCCGGCCCGGCCACGCCTGTGTGCTCGCCACCGCCGGGACGCTCGCCATCATGCGGCAACGGCTGGGCGAGGGGGCGGGGGCCGCCACGCAGACGCTCGACTACGGCGAGGCGATCCGCATCGGCGACGTGACGGTGCGGCTGGTCCCCGCCGGTCATGTGCTGGGCAGCGCGCAGGTGGTGCTGGAGCATGCGGGGACGCGGGTGGTGGTGTCCGGCGACTACAAGCGGCGCTTCGACCGCACCTGCGCCCCGTTCGAGCCGGTGCCCTGCGACGTCTTCATCACCGAGGCGACCTTCGGCCTGCCGGTCTTCCGCCATCCGCCCGACCTGGGCGAGATCGACAAGCTGCTGCACTCCCTGTCGCTCTTTCCGGAGCGCAGTCACGTCGTCGGGGCCTACGCGCTGGGCAAATGCCAGCGGGTGATCTCCCTGCTGCGCGCCGCCGGCTACGACCGGCCGATCTATCTGCACGGCGCGCTGGAGCCGATCTGCAAGCTCTACGAGGGCTTCGGCGTGCCGCTGGGCGAGCTTCGCCCAGCCACCGTCGCGGCGAAGGAGGAACTGAAGGGCGCCCTGGTCCTGGCCCCGCCCGGCGCGGTGGCCGACCGCTGGGCGCGGCGGCTGACCGACCCGGTGGTGGCGATGGCCTCCGGCTGGATGCGGGTGCGGCAGCGGGCGCGCCAGCGCGGTGTGGAACTGCCGCTGGTCATCTCCGACCACGCCGATTGGGACGAGCTGGTCCAGACGCTCGACGAGGTCGCCGCTCCCGAGGTCTGGGTGACCCACGGCCGCGAGGAGGCGCTGGTCCACCACGCGACCCAGCGCGGCATCCGCGCCCGCGCCTTGGCCCTGGTCGGCTTCGAGGAGGAGGGGGCGTGA
- a CDS encoding pseudouridine-5'-phosphate glycosidase, with amino-acid sequence MHHRLSPTPEVAAALAEGRPVVALESTVISHGMPYPRNLETATALEDAVRAEGAVPATIAVLDGRIRVGLDGESLERLAKGGTGVMKLSRRDLPVALATGVPGATTVAATMIAARLAGIAVFATGGLGGVHRGAETSFDVSADLDELARTSVCVVCAGAKSILDLPKTLEVLETRGVPVLGLGTDEFPAFYSRNSGLPVSHRCDNVHEVAAILRAKWELGLEGGVVLANPIPEADALDGEAMERAIAQALRKAEHDGITGKSVTPYLLAALERITGGRSLTANMALIRNNAVTAARLATAYAALTA; translated from the coding sequence ATGCACCACCGCCTGTCCCCGACGCCCGAGGTCGCCGCCGCCCTGGCCGAGGGCCGGCCCGTGGTGGCGCTGGAATCCACCGTCATCTCCCACGGCATGCCCTACCCGAGGAATCTGGAGACGGCGACGGCGCTGGAGGACGCGGTGCGAGCCGAGGGGGCGGTGCCCGCGACCATCGCCGTCCTCGACGGGCGCATCCGCGTCGGTCTGGACGGCGAGTCCCTGGAACGGCTCGCCAAGGGCGGCACCGGCGTCATGAAGCTGAGCCGCCGCGACCTGCCCGTCGCTCTGGCCACCGGGGTGCCGGGCGCCACCACCGTGGCCGCCACCATGATCGCCGCGCGGCTGGCCGGGATCGCCGTCTTCGCCACCGGCGGCCTGGGTGGCGTGCACCGCGGCGCCGAAACCAGTTTCGACGTGTCGGCGGATCTCGACGAGCTGGCCCGCACCAGCGTCTGCGTCGTCTGCGCGGGTGCCAAGTCGATTCTCGACCTGCCCAAGACGCTGGAGGTTCTGGAGACGCGCGGGGTCCCCGTCCTGGGGCTGGGCACCGATGAATTTCCGGCCTTCTACAGCCGCAACTCTGGTCTGCCTGTCTCTCATCGCTGTGACAACGTGCACGAGGTCGCGGCCATCCTGCGGGCCAAATGGGAGCTTGGGCTGGAGGGTGGCGTGGTCCTCGCCAACCCCATCCCGGAGGCCGACGCGCTCGATGGCGAGGCCATGGAACGGGCCATCGCCCAGGCGCTGAGGAAGGCGGAACATGATGGAATCACGGGGAAATCCGTTACGCCTTATCTCCTCGCGGCGCTGGAGCGGATCACCGGCGGGCGCAGCCTGACCGCGAACATGGCGCTGATCCGAAACAACGCCGTCACCGCGGCGCGGCTGGCGACGGCCTACGCGGCGCTGACGGCCTGA
- a CDS encoding S-methyl-5'-thioadenosine phosphorylase, which translates to MAQTGSAPVLGVIGGSGVYDIDGLENQSWVKVETPFGDPSDELLTGELNGQKLVFLPRHGRGHRIPPSELNFRANIYALKALGVTEILSVSAVGSLKEHLPPGTFVVIDQFIDRTFARNKSFFGTGLVAHVALGHPVCGRLGDLIEEALVELKVPHQRRGTYMVMEGPQFSTKAESELYRSWGCDVIGMTNMPEAKLAREAEMCYATVAMVTDFDCWHPDHDHVTVDAVIRVVVANAGNARSLVKTLAPKLRGRDGLCAQGCHTALDHAIMTAPDRRDPEMLKNLDIILARALG; encoded by the coding sequence ATGGCGCAAACCGGGTCCGCGCCGGTGCTCGGCGTGATCGGCGGCAGCGGCGTCTACGACATCGACGGCTTGGAGAATCAGAGCTGGGTGAAGGTGGAAACGCCTTTCGGCGACCCGTCGGACGAACTGCTGACGGGCGAGCTGAACGGCCAGAAGCTGGTCTTCCTGCCGCGCCATGGCCGCGGTCACCGCATCCCGCCGTCCGAGCTGAACTTCCGTGCCAACATCTACGCGCTGAAGGCGCTGGGCGTGACCGAGATCCTGTCGGTGTCCGCCGTCGGCTCGCTGAAGGAGCATCTGCCGCCGGGCACCTTCGTGGTGATCGACCAGTTCATCGACCGCACCTTCGCCCGCAACAAGAGCTTCTTCGGCACCGGTCTGGTGGCGCATGTGGCGCTGGGCCATCCGGTCTGCGGGCGGCTGGGCGATCTGATCGAGGAGGCGCTGGTCGAGCTGAAGGTGCCGCATCAGCGCCGCGGCACCTACATGGTCATGGAAGGCCCGCAATTCTCGACCAAGGCCGAGTCCGAGCTGTACCGGAGCTGGGGCTGCGACGTGATCGGCATGACCAACATGCCGGAGGCCAAGCTCGCCCGCGAGGCGGAGATGTGCTACGCGACCGTCGCCATGGTCACCGACTTCGACTGCTGGCATCCGGACCATGACCACGTCACCGTGGACGCCGTCATCCGCGTGGTGGTCGCCAACGCCGGGAATGCCCGGTCCCTGGTCAAGACGCTCGCGCCGAAGCTGCGGGGGCGCGACGGGCTGTGCGCCCAGGGCTGCCACACCGCGCTCGACCACGCGATCATGACCGCGCCGGACAGGCGCGATCCGGAGATGCTCAAGAATCTCGACATCATCCTCGCCCGCGCGCTGGGCTGA
- a CDS encoding rhomboid family intramembrane serine protease produces the protein MRAARRIPYVNQGIVMACTLAFVLGVPPESLAFVPAYFFGTVETAGPLPSWAVWRGLFGHVLIHSDIVHLVSNMLALWAFGGAVELAMGSLRYLLFFLLCAAAGAVVEGALAVDPMAPLVGASGGICGVMGAFLLLHPQATLGVTPGPRVPASFVVGSFLAINVAMTLMPPSPDSSLGDVAWAAHLGGFGAGMALVALFRRPGVALWSVARLGTAAKAAVYLTLVVVLLRTL, from the coding sequence GTGCGCGCTGCCAGAAGGATTCCCTACGTCAACCAGGGCATCGTCATGGCCTGCACGCTGGCCTTCGTGCTGGGCGTGCCGCCGGAATCCCTCGCCTTCGTTCCCGCCTATTTCTTCGGAACCGTGGAGACGGCCGGGCCGCTGCCCAGCTGGGCGGTGTGGCGCGGGCTGTTCGGTCATGTCCTGATCCACAGCGACATCGTGCATCTGGTCAGCAACATGCTGGCGCTGTGGGCCTTCGGCGGCGCGGTCGAGCTGGCGATGGGCAGCCTGCGCTATCTGCTGTTCTTCCTGCTCTGCGCCGCGGCGGGGGCCGTCGTGGAGGGGGCGTTGGCCGTCGACCCCATGGCGCCTCTGGTCGGGGCGAGCGGGGGCATCTGCGGGGTGATGGGAGCCTTCCTGCTGCTGCACCCGCAGGCCACGCTCGGCGTGACTCCGGGGCCGAGGGTTCCCGCCTCCTTCGTGGTGGGCAGCTTCCTGGCGATCAACGTGGCGATGACGCTGATGCCGCCGTCCCCGGATTCCAGCCTGGGCGACGTGGCCTGGGCGGCCCATCTCGGCGGGTTCGGCGCCGGGATGGCGCTGGTCGCCCTGTTCCGCCGCCCCGGCGTGGCGCTGTGGAGCGTCGCCCGCCTCGGCACCGCGGCGAAGGCCGCCGTCTACCTGACGCTGGTCGTGGTGCTTCTGCGCACGCTGTGA
- a CDS encoding translocation/assembly module TamB domain-containing protein has product MSGLRRLIVLLLAIAVLSGAVLTEAARAADTEGGGWGPANAVRRWIAQTIEKAVNGPDLQVKIGTIGGAVPINFTISDVTVADREGVWLRLEDLRVNLAPTALLTGRAKADAIEAQRVVVERAPLPAEGPQPPPDQGPTSLLPSLPVGVAVDKLAIAELLLAEPLIGQEARLRIDGSLDLASGGSSLEAHLNVDRLGEQPGTVALDVAFNPDDKRLDLNLKASEPAGGLIATALNIPGAPPVSASLDGQGSLDDWKGTFTAAAENAARLAADATIKAVPEGHAVTLAATGDVASLLGPDIAPLAGPQPVLKGTVVVAPDGALTLQPVAVETAAATATLSGRVGADRRSLDLRYELQAGPDSTLHGFAPGIAWREGTVSGTAQGTLDALTVVVEGLVRDLAGDDPALASVAGPEVRLDGRARINADTGAVGIEGVTLTTAAASAGAQGNVTGWGRTADVTVSLNADDLSRLSTLAGQPLAGSLALAGPVRRQEDGTLTAGLSGALRGLQTGTPADGVLGRDVSLGAQAVMEPGGAMRLTDLTVDGRNGRLTGDAALVDGAVDAKTRLEIADLAPVGTAAGTEMAGVLTLDATAKGPLDKLVAEAALHARNLAVQGRRFGDTRLNATAQNLPGAPQGRVSARTELAGAGLTADAAYALEGQALRISDLAVANGPNRITGAVRVALDAMTATGKLDGNLPQLQALSELAGVPLTGAAGFTVALDAPNGKQAANLTANATNLRVEGEGGPLFAARRLTANADVADALGNASGKARVELQDGAAAGNDLSRVTASVDGSLAKAAFRAEAAGAGRDPLGLDLAGEFTQNGALNRIRLDRLQGRYSGESFRLTQPAAIALGERRYEVSGLRLVSGNAQLAADLGLNGERLSGELRLDRVPMALARLANPTLRLDGTLNAQATLGGTVRRPQADATLRVANLKAQQTTQAGVPGLNATVSARWREARLSVDGDVATSNNAGRVTLTAAAPLAMDPDTLAFSVPERGRMEAALRGAVDASLANDLLAASGDRARGTLRLDVSVDGTVAAPRLGGTVTLANGRYENRASGAIISNIDARVVGDGDVFTIQSFRGRTTNGGEISARGVIRPAAADPQQQLNLAIQADRARLVQNDLAAVTIGTNLTLTGSFLNPRLAGPVRIERAEIQIPNQTPPNVVDLKVVEVGKGRKAQPVSLKNGPAASEPAFAMILDLTISAQNQIFVRGRGLEAEFAGQLAVTGTSSQPLISGRLNMLKGELDLLAKTFVFKRGIIEFDGGPTIDPRLDFLAEATANDVTAQVLVTGTAGQPKLELTSPQGLPQDEVLSAVLFGKSVGSLNAVEAVQLAQSAATLAGFGGGGPGLIGNLRRGLGIDRLEFTGGADGKGGAVEAGRYVSDRVYVGVEQGIGANQSRATVEVDITKNIKAQADVGADSDTRVGVKWEWNY; this is encoded by the coding sequence GTGTCGGGTCTGCGTCGTCTGATCGTCCTTCTTCTGGCCATCGCCGTCCTCAGCGGGGCGGTCCTGACGGAGGCCGCGCGCGCGGCCGACACCGAAGGGGGCGGCTGGGGGCCGGCCAACGCCGTCCGTCGCTGGATCGCCCAGACCATCGAGAAGGCGGTCAACGGCCCGGACCTCCAGGTCAAAATCGGCACCATCGGCGGCGCGGTGCCCATCAACTTCACGATCTCGGACGTGACCGTCGCCGACCGCGAGGGCGTGTGGCTGCGTCTGGAGGATCTGCGCGTCAACCTCGCCCCGACCGCGCTGCTGACCGGGCGGGCCAAGGCCGACGCCATCGAGGCGCAGCGTGTCGTCGTGGAGCGCGCGCCGCTGCCCGCCGAGGGGCCGCAGCCGCCGCCCGACCAGGGGCCGACCTCTCTGCTGCCCAGCCTGCCGGTGGGCGTCGCCGTGGACAAGCTGGCCATCGCCGAGCTGCTCCTGGCGGAGCCGCTGATCGGGCAGGAGGCGCGGCTGAGGATCGACGGGTCGCTCGACCTCGCCTCGGGCGGGTCGTCGCTGGAAGCGCATCTGAATGTGGACCGGCTGGGCGAGCAGCCGGGCACGGTGGCGCTCGACGTCGCCTTCAACCCCGACGACAAGCGGCTCGACCTGAATTTGAAGGCGTCGGAACCGGCGGGCGGGCTGATCGCCACCGCACTGAACATCCCCGGCGCGCCGCCGGTCAGCGCCTCGCTGGACGGCCAGGGTTCGCTCGACGACTGGAAGGGCACCTTCACCGCGGCGGCGGAGAACGCCGCCCGGCTGGCCGCCGACGCCACGATCAAGGCGGTGCCGGAAGGGCACGCCGTCACCCTCGCGGCGACCGGCGACGTGGCGTCCCTGCTCGGCCCCGACATCGCGCCGCTGGCCGGGCCGCAGCCGGTGCTGAAGGGCACCGTGGTGGTCGCTCCGGATGGTGCCCTGACCCTGCAGCCGGTGGCCGTCGAGACCGCCGCCGCCACGGCCACCCTCTCGGGGCGGGTCGGCGCCGACCGCCGCAGTCTCGACCTGCGCTACGAGCTTCAGGCCGGGCCGGACTCCACCCTGCACGGCTTCGCCCCCGGCATCGCCTGGCGGGAGGGCACCGTGTCGGGCACCGCCCAGGGCACGCTGGACGCGCTGACCGTGGTGGTTGAGGGACTGGTCCGCGATCTCGCCGGCGACGATCCCGCCCTGGCCTCGGTCGCCGGGCCGGAGGTGCGGCTGGACGGGCGGGCGCGGATCAACGCCGACACCGGGGCGGTTGGAATCGAGGGGGTGACCCTGACCACCGCGGCGGCCAGCGCCGGGGCGCAGGGCAATGTGACCGGCTGGGGCCGGACCGCCGATGTCACGGTGTCGCTGAACGCCGACGACCTGTCGCGTCTCTCCACCCTCGCCGGGCAACCGCTGGCCGGGTCGCTGGCCCTGGCCGGGCCGGTGCGCCGGCAGGAGGACGGCACGCTGACGGCGGGCCTCAGCGGTGCGCTGCGCGGTTTGCAGACCGGAACGCCCGCCGACGGCGTGCTCGGCCGCGACGTCAGCTTGGGCGCGCAGGCGGTGATGGAGCCGGGCGGCGCCATGCGCCTCACCGATCTGACGGTGGACGGCCGCAACGGGCGGCTGACCGGTGATGCGGCACTGGTGGACGGGGCGGTGGACGCGAAGACCCGGCTGGAGATCGCCGATCTCGCCCCGGTGGGCACCGCCGCCGGGACGGAAATGGCGGGTGTCCTGACACTCGACGCGACGGCGAAGGGTCCGCTGGACAAGCTGGTGGCGGAGGCGGCGCTGCACGCGCGGAACCTCGCTGTGCAGGGGCGCCGCTTCGGCGACACGCGGCTGAACGCCACCGCGCAGAATCTGCCGGGCGCGCCGCAGGGGCGCGTGTCGGCCCGCACCGAATTGGCCGGAGCCGGGCTGACGGCGGATGCCGCCTATGCGCTGGAGGGGCAGGCGCTGCGGATCAGCGACCTCGCCGTGGCGAACGGGCCGAACCGGATCACCGGGGCGGTGCGCGTCGCGCTCGACGCCATGACCGCGACCGGCAAGCTCGACGGCAACCTGCCGCAGCTTCAGGCTCTGTCGGAACTGGCCGGCGTGCCGCTGACCGGGGCGGCGGGCTTCACCGTCGCGCTCGACGCGCCGAACGGCAAGCAGGCGGCCAACCTGACCGCCAACGCAACCAACCTGCGTGTCGAGGGAGAGGGCGGACCGCTGTTCGCCGCCCGCCGCCTGACCGCCAACGCCGATGTCGCCGACGCGCTTGGTAACGCCAGCGGCAAGGCGCGCGTGGAGCTTCAGGATGGCGCTGCCGCCGGCAACGACCTGTCCCGCGTGACCGCCAGCGTGGACGGCTCGCTCGCCAAGGCGGCCTTCCGGGCGGAGGCCGCAGGGGCCGGGCGCGACCCGCTGGGACTCGACCTGGCCGGCGAATTCACCCAGAACGGCGCTCTGAACCGCATCCGGCTCGACCGGCTCCAGGGCCGCTACAGCGGCGAATCCTTCCGGCTGACCCAGCCCGCCGCCATCGCCCTGGGCGAGCGGCGCTACGAGGTGTCCGGCCTGCGGCTGGTCAGCGGCAACGCCCAACTCGCCGCCGACCTCGGCCTGAACGGGGAGCGGCTGTCGGGTGAGCTGCGGCTGGACCGCGTGCCGATGGCGCTGGCCCGGCTGGCGAACCCGACCCTGCGGCTGGACGGCACGCTGAACGCGCAGGCGACTCTCGGCGGCACCGTCCGCCGTCCGCAGGCCGACGCCACGCTGCGCGTCGCCAATCTGAAGGCGCAGCAGACCACCCAGGCCGGCGTGCCGGGCCTGAACGCCACCGTCAGCGCCCGCTGGAGGGAGGCCCGCCTGTCGGTGGACGGCGATGTCGCCACGAGCAACAACGCCGGCCGGGTGACCCTGACCGCCGCCGCACCGCTGGCCATGGACCCGGACACGCTGGCCTTCTCGGTGCCCGAGCGCGGGCGGATGGAGGCGGCGCTGCGCGGCGCCGTCGACGCCTCGCTCGCCAACGACCTGCTGGCGGCCAGCGGCGACCGGGCGCGCGGCACGCTGCGGCTGGACGTCAGCGTCGACGGCACCGTGGCGGCCCCCCGGCTGGGCGGCACGGTGACCCTGGCCAACGGGCGCTACGAGAACCGGGCGAGCGGCGCCATCATCAGCAACATCGACGCCCGCGTCGTCGGCGACGGCGACGTCTTCACCATCCAGAGCTTCCGCGGGCGGACCACCAACGGCGGCGAGATCAGCGCGCGCGGCGTGATCCGCCCCGCCGCCGCGGACCCGCAGCAGCAGCTCAACCTCGCCATCCAGGCCGACCGGGCGCGGCTGGTGCAGAACGATCTGGCGGCGGTTACCATCGGCACCAACCTGACGCTGACCGGCAGCTTCCTGAATCCGCGGCTGGCCGGCCCCGTGCGGATCGAGCGGGCGGAAATCCAGATTCCCAACCAGACCCCGCCCAACGTGGTCGACCTGAAGGTCGTCGAGGTCGGGAAGGGCCGCAAGGCGCAGCCGGTCAGCCTGAAGAACGGGCCGGCGGCGTCGGAGCCGGCCTTCGCGATGATCCTCGATCTGACGATCAGCGCGCAGAACCAGATCTTCGTCCGGGGACGCGGGCTGGAGGCCGAGTTCGCTGGGCAGCTCGCCGTCACCGGCACCTCCAGCCAGCCGCTGATCAGCGGGCGGCTGAACATGCTGAAGGGCGAGTTGGACCTTCTCGCCAAGACCTTCGTCTTCAAGCGCGGCATCATCGAGTTCGACGGCGGTCCCACCATCGACCCGCGGCTGGATTTCCTGGCGGAGGCCACCGCCAACGACGTGACCGCGCAGGTTCTGGTCACCGGCACCGCCGGGCAGCCGAAGCTGGAGCTGACCTCCCCGCAGGGGCTGCCGCAGGACGAGGTGCTGTCCGCGGTGCTGTTCGGGAAATCGGTCGGCAGCCTGAACGCGGTGGAGGCGGTCCAACTCGCCCAGTCGGCGGCGACCCTGGCCGGCTTCGGCGGCGGAGGGCCGGGACTGATCGGCAATCTGCGCCGCGGGCTCGGAATCGACCGGCTGGAATTCACCGGTGGGGCCGACGGCAAGGGCGGGGCGGTGGAAGCCGGGCGCTACGTCAGCGACCGCGTCTATGTCGGGGTGGAGCAGGGCATCGGCGCGAACCAGAGCCGTGCCACGGTCGAGGTGGACATCACCAAGAACATCAAGGCCCAGGCGGACGTCGGCGCCGACTCCGACACCCGCGTCGGCGTCAAGTGGGAGTGGAATTACTGA
- a CDS encoding autotransporter assembly complex family protein translates to MTRRVSASRLAIILLSSALVAVPGDPSRAQDPAPDAAPPPAAQDGTGQDDPTPDAPGPQIPYEVEFTGLDDDDLRTLLRDSSSLVSLKDDPPPSVLGLERRADNDRERLQTALRSAGFYDAVLDIRVDAARTPAKVTVAVTPGTPYRFKTITVASTDGAPLPGGDVTPTDIGLPVGERARAPQVVDAQAALLRRMTDRGHPFATVAERRVVVDHDDHSMDVTYSVDPGPLVMFGDTTITGLASVNEKLIRGRLPWKQGDIYSPAKVDRARQQIAQLDVFDTVRVRLADEPGPGGVTPVDVTLAEKLHRFIGASAFYSSEDGVGGSAYWGHRNLFGGAERLRLGVEVGRIGGDNGAAQGPRGSLDLPDIRLSANFRKPDFLAPRQSLILDFQVASEQPPAYDRVATIGSASLERQVTDQLKVSYGVSGERGRVRSNLREYQTGFIGVPLGIAWDGSDNLLNPSKGYRASLLATPWFPYTGDTNSIFTSFQINASAYRDLSDDGRYVAAARIGVGSTVGASLDQVPPDHRFYAGGGGSVRGYGFQKAGPRDVYGDPTGGRSLFEAGLELRVKVTETIGIVPFVDAGTVFDSAFPDFKEPLKVGAGIGARYYTDFGPLRADVAFPLNADSGDAKWQLYLSLGQAF, encoded by the coding sequence ATGACCCGCCGCGTTTCCGCTTCCCGCCTCGCCATCATCCTCCTGTCCAGCGCGCTCGTTGCCGTGCCGGGCGACCCGTCGCGCGCGCAGGACCCCGCGCCGGACGCCGCTCCGCCGCCCGCGGCGCAGGACGGGACCGGGCAGGACGACCCCACCCCCGACGCCCCCGGCCCGCAGATCCCCTACGAGGTGGAGTTCACCGGGCTGGACGACGACGACCTGCGCACCCTGCTGCGCGACAGCTCCTCGCTGGTCAGTCTGAAGGACGACCCGCCGCCGTCGGTGCTGGGGCTGGAGCGGCGGGCCGACAACGACCGGGAGCGCCTGCAGACGGCGCTGCGCTCCGCCGGCTTTTACGACGCCGTGCTCGACATCCGCGTGGACGCGGCCCGGACGCCGGCCAAGGTGACCGTCGCGGTGACGCCCGGGACGCCTTACCGCTTCAAGACCATCACCGTCGCCTCCACCGACGGCGCGCCCCTGCCGGGCGGCGACGTGACGCCCACCGACATCGGCCTGCCGGTGGGAGAGCGGGCGCGCGCCCCCCAGGTGGTGGACGCCCAGGCCGCCCTGCTGCGCCGGATGACCGACCGCGGCCACCCCTTCGCCACCGTCGCCGAGCGGCGGGTGGTGGTGGACCACGACGACCACAGCATGGACGTCACCTATTCGGTCGATCCCGGCCCGCTGGTGATGTTCGGCGACACGACGATCACCGGGCTGGCCAGCGTCAACGAGAAGCTGATCCGCGGTCGCCTGCCCTGGAAGCAGGGCGACATCTACAGCCCGGCCAAGGTCGACCGGGCGCGCCAACAGATCGCCCAGCTCGACGTGTTCGACACCGTGCGGGTGCGGCTGGCCGATGAGCCGGGGCCGGGCGGCGTCACGCCGGTGGACGTCACGCTGGCGGAGAAGCTGCATCGCTTCATCGGGGCCAGCGCCTTCTACTCGTCGGAGGACGGCGTGGGCGGCTCGGCCTATTGGGGCCACCGCAACCTGTTCGGCGGAGCGGAGCGGCTGCGGCTGGGGGTGGAGGTCGGGCGAATCGGCGGCGACAACGGCGCCGCGCAGGGGCCGCGCGGCAGCCTGGACCTGCCGGACATCCGGTTGTCCGCCAATTTCCGCAAGCCCGATTTCCTGGCGCCGCGCCAGTCGCTGATCCTGGATTTCCAGGTCGCGTCGGAGCAGCCGCCGGCCTACGACCGTGTCGCCACCATCGGCTCGGCCTCGCTGGAGCGGCAGGTGACCGACCAGCTCAAGGTTTCCTATGGCGTGTCGGGGGAGCGCGGGCGCGTGCGCTCCAACCTGCGGGAGTACCAGACCGGCTTCATCGGTGTGCCGCTGGGCATCGCCTGGGACGGTTCGGACAATCTGCTGAACCCGTCCAAGGGCTACCGCGCCTCGCTGCTCGCCACGCCCTGGTTCCCCTACACCGGGGATACCAACTCGATCTTCACCAGCTTCCAGATCAACGCGTCGGCCTACCGCGACCTGTCCGACGACGGGCGCTACGTCGCGGCGGCGCGCATCGGTGTCGGCAGCACGGTGGGGGCGTCGCTGGACCAGGTTCCGCCGGACCACCGCTTCTACGCGGGCGGCGGCGGGTCGGTGCGCGGCTACGGGTTCCAGAAAGCCGGGCCGCGCGACGTCTACGGCGACCCGACCGGCGGGCGGTCGCTGTTCGAGGCCGGGCTGGAGCTGCGCGTCAAGGTGACGGAGACCATCGGCATCGTGCCCTTCGTCGACGCCGGCACCGTCTTCGACAGCGCTTTTCCGGACTTCAAGGAACCGCTGAAGGTCGGCGCGGGAATCGGCGCCCGCTACTACACCGATTTCGGGCCGTTGCGCGCCGACGTGGCCTTCCCGCTGAACGCCGATTCCGGCGATGCGAAGTGGCAGCTCTATCTCAGCCTGGGTCAGGCCTTCTGA